The DNA segment AGTAATATTTTGGGTATCTTTTGATGCCTGCCTGTGCTGTCTGGATAAGGGATATTCAGTTCGgtacattatttaaaattgatAAAGCCTTTATTAAAGTGGTTCTCAACTAGGGGGATGCACACTACAAAGAGTGCTGCAAGATGTCTTAAAATcaatgctgtcaaacgattaatcgcgattaatcgcatccaaaataaaagtttttgtttgcataatatatttgtgtgtactgtgtatattatgtttatataaagacacacacatacagcatgtagtttgaaaatatttacatttgtatatatatttatataatttatattatatataaatacatttaatatataaacatgcatgtgtgttatgtttatataaacatacatacagtacacacacacatattatataaacaaaaactttcattttgtatgtgattaatcgcgattaatcatttgacagcactacttaaaatatattttttattttaaaagctttcAAAACAAGCTTTAAaccattggtctcaaactcaattcctggagggccacagctctgcacagttttgctccaactctaatcaaacacacctgatccagctaatcaaggtcttcagggtTACTAGAAACTTACTAGAAACTACTAGAAACAAaaaggtgtgatttggagctggttggagctaaactctgcagagctgtggccctccaggaattgagtttgagaccactgctttaaactaaataaacagctaaacaattaaacaacaaaaatagggtcagtattattttgattatttttaattattttaattcatgaccatttcagttcttttctttttgcagtttaaaataaattaaatgtatttatctttaaATATGCTCTTGAACAGTGGGGGGCATTgcagttaaatgtaataattgtttGCTGAAAATCTGCCTGTCTACCAATGCTTTGAAGTCCCAGCTGTATTAACATTGAAATCAGTGTGCATTCCACACATGATTTGATGACAAAAAGGCAATGGGTTTCATGTGTGTTGTAACTAGGGAAGATTTTTCTTGAATAAGCTAAATTTCAGGGATTTTTCTAATGCGAAAAATATGTGGAATACGTTTATATAGCTTTTAcagtgcttttttgaagcttgacagcTGTGGTCACTTAAAATTGATATTTAATTCATTTGTGGTTTTAACTTAAAACACATTATTCTAACCTTCTGACTCTTCTTGTTTTCAAGGAGTCCACTGTTCTTCTACACAACTGGCGTTATACTAGGAGTCATCGCCACATTTGTTTTCCTGACGCTCGTGCTCCGAAACTTCGTACCAACGGTGTGTACCTTGATCATGATCACACAGTAATACATATTTCCTCACACTGATCAAACATGTTGGATAAGTAGTATGAGTTTAAGCCTGTCAAGGCTGTCATTTTTCTGCCGATGAGATTAAAGATAAAGGGAGGTGGAGACTCACTCCTCCACACAAACATCCTCAGTCATGTACATCATCGTAaggatttataaaaaagaaaaaaacagtgcTGTTCAATCAATTACAGAATGATTGGCAGCTCACAGTTTTAGGGCAGGTCAGAAGGTCAAACACATTCACTAAGGCTCTGTTTCCCCCACGCAGCGAGGGCTGTTCCTGGTGTTGTTGGGCGCTGGCTCTGGTCTGTCCTACATGGGGATCCAGAGGGTGTTAAATGAATGGGATGACATTGTGACTGATCACTGGATGGAATTACTGGGTAACTAGGCAACCTTTTACTGTTACAACTCATCTTGCCCTGTTTTTCCTTTGCAATCATCTCATCAGCTAATTACATCAGACAGTAAGCCTTCGCTAATGTTAATAAATGGTCTTTCAAATGTTCCTCTTGTACAGTTTTGTGTTTCAGTTGAATGCCACGTCTTGTCTGTTAATTAGCTTGATGTGTTCTTTACACAATAGAATAATTCCTGTACATGTCATTTAGACAGATTATCCTTCTACACACTCTCGCTGCATGTTTCATCAGCTGAAGCGCTTGCATTAGTACATGCCAGCATCACATAGTAACAGTCGAGAGCAGATTGAGATTCACCTTTTGTATCGTATATCTTGGCTCCGTTAGTGTTCTAATATGAGGGCCAAGTATTTTGAATCCTGAAATGACTGCCTCTTGACTGCTCAATAGACTCTATTCTCTGCCAAATCAATTTCCCTCTTCAAGCACTCGCAGTATGTAAATGCATCTTTGTTTGAATGCGAGAACCACAGGCATATTAAGATTAAGGGAAAGAAGCCACAGTGCTGCTGGAACATTGATTTCTGTGCCTAAAACAAAAAGGCTCTGGGAGGATTACAGCCACAGTGAATTTCTGCTTTCTTGGCCCttttatttcctcttttttttttttttcttctttgttttctCAGATCAGTCAAAAAAGCATTTTGTGATGTACTGTCAAAAgggtgatttttgtttttaagagctAAAAGAGCTATCTGTTTATAATAGAGTCAATTCTCTTCAATTAATtatagtgagtaaataatgacacagtACATTAGTATAACCAATATTGTTACATTTATGTATCACCCTTGTTCTTTGGATTGTATAAACGAGAATTTGGCAATCCATTGTTGCAGCAATAACCCATAATGTTTGCATTCAGTGAGTGTAGTAAGCTTGGCAAATATACCACATGACATCCACTATTTTATATTGATGTCACAGTCAATAATGCACGTTTTAGCAAGTGAAAGATTGCAACGTGACACTAGGTTGTTTCAGTGTGTATAGTTCTATTGTGACTGTCGTAACTTGAGTGTTGTATGTACGTATTATTTCTTTTGCTTTATGGGCTGTTCATGACAGGCAAGCTCAGGCAGGCTGCTTTATTCTGACACAAATTGGGTGTGCTTTTTTAATTGTTACCTTACTACATAAAATGGTATGGTGCTGTATGAATGCATGCATGTGCAGAGAGGTCAATAataccaaacttgacattttaaaaatgatattgacattttctcttttctctttctctgcagTTTATGTGCTCATATCTGGCTTATTTAGCTTTGCTGTGTGCTATAAACATGGGCCCATCACCAACAAACACACCCTCAACTTTATGACGTGGTGTATGCAAGTAGTGGGCATGGTTATGGTGTACTATGGGATCACATTCCCCCCTGCCTGCTACGTACTGATCATGTTCCTGTTGTGCTGGAAGATTCTGCCCTTGGCCTGGAGCCTTCTGGTGTGGATGTGCAGGTAAGAAAAGCACCACAAACTGTGTAACAGGAGACAAATTTTTAGGGCAGGGCTTTTCCCCATCCAATTGAATTCAAAACTGATCATCGTTACTTGCCGATATGAAGCCAGGAGGTTGGAGAAAGGATTAAAAAGGGCTGGTGATACTATACTTTttgttccattgacttccattcctGGAAATTTGCATGAGACAGAAGCAAATTATGCAAATTAAGCTGCGCACCAAAGTTTAGGTTTGGTGAACTCTGCCCTCCGAATTCGTATGATGTGAAAACATGGTGTAACCAATAGTAGATTGATAAGTCATAGCATGACGTctaagctgaataaaaaaaatggatctttaaatctataaaaatgcAGCGTTGCATTACAGTGGATTAGAttacataatttttcattttggatGTGTAACAATGAATTctcttaaaaatattatattggcGTCATTATATTGGCGTCAAACGTCACACACAAAATCTTcagtcttctttttttgtttggtgCAAATAATGTGCAGAGATGAATTGCGCACAAAAAGACAtgcattaagaaaaataaatattgtaattttgagTTCATGCTGACTAAGTCTAAGATGGAAAATAAAGGCTAATCATAAGCTGAAATAAACCTTTGAACAGGTAAAATAGGCCTATGTAATCATAAAAATGTGCTTGTTTTAACTTTGACTTTCCGCCTTCAGTCTCTTTTTCTCACTCCTGGGCTTGTTCTGGAGGAAGAAACGGCCCAAGCTCAGGCTACTACTGACTGATGAGGAATACAGAGAGCAGGGAGAGGTCCACACCAGAGCCTCTTTGGATGAATTACGGGAGCACTGTAACAGGCCTGGCTTTCCTGCATGGGACACTGTGTTGAGACTCCGATCACCACATaggtatttatattttgtattcatcaaaatatGCGTATGTACAAAGGTCATCCTATGTTATTTTAATGATGTTCCTCACCAATTGTTTTCTGCCTCTTTCAGGTATGCAGAGTTTCTCCGCAGTGGTAGCCACATCACCCAAGAGGAGCTTCAGAATCATGAGAATCAGTATGGGCTTGGCGGGGCATACTACGAAAACTTGCTCTTTAACAGCAGCTCCAGCGACACCCAGTCGCACAGAGGAGAAGCAGAGGACAATAGCGAAGACGAGCTGGAGAGAAACAGTCCTCCAACCCAAAATAACATCCCCAGTCCTGATGTATTCACTCCAGCTGTCTGCCCGTATCCCCCCGCCACCTACACCCCTCAGCCAGAACCCATGGATCCAGAAGACCAGGATTTCTTTTAAAATTGTCCTTCTGTCTGTAGGTTGagtgattttatgttattttaatagaGACTTTTTGAATTGCAAAATATTTTAGGAAGGAATGACTCTAAGGAACATTAGTAGGTCCATAAGGATGGTTAAAATAATCTTTTGCTCGCATTTGCTTTTAATGATCTCTTTCAGAAGATGTGGGttgttatatttttttagaaggagTTCGTATTCTACTACCCAGGTGATGTAGAGCTGGGAATAACACTGTATTGTACATACTGTATGTTAATAGATAGGGACTGTGCTGCTCTCAGGTATATCAGATCATCAGGACATCATTGCAATCATTAATACATTTCCCTCAAATGCTCAAGACAATGACTTAACACATACAGTACCACGGCTGTTATGTTATTTAAGGAAACCGTGCCCTCTAGTGTTGGTTAAAGAAACAGTTCCCTTATAAGTATCTTGTTGTTTACTCGTCCCCATTTTAATATAAACCTCTACGTCTGCCTCTGAACAAGTAGAGGACGTTTAGCAGAATCTACAAATGATCATATAGTGAAACTAAACGCGTTTCTAAAACCTCCAAAACGGACATCAAAGCATGTTCATGGCTTACGCGTTCTGTTCCATGTCTTCTGACGTCATATGATAGAATAGCAGAACGTGTTACTATTAAATAACAACTTACGTTTATTTATCACATAAAGCAATCTTAGTGGCTGTTCAAGGAAAATTCGTTTTTACATTCcactttttcatgttttgtttttaatgtaaatatgaaCTAGCTTACACGTTTGACCATTCGAGTTTACTTTTCgcgccttttttttttaagtacatacgGGAAGAGAGTGATCTGAAATGTGGTGCTCAATTTGTGGAGGCATTCCATTCACGCAGAATGAGCTTTTGCTTTTCTGTAGAAACATGCGCTAGAGTGACGCGTTTTGAcccttttaatttttgttttttattcatttgtccCTTATGGCTTTAGAAGACATGTAAAATAGGGCAACATGACTAATTTTATGGTCCTTTTTCTGTCCTTTTTGGAGCTCACAAATGATAAAATTATAGGTAACCTCAACGGACATTGTAATCAAAAAGCATCTGCTTTTACGCACAATTGTTGCGTTCTTCTAGGAACCTTTTTCATTGGCAAAATGTATTCCCCCCCAGAACCTGCGTTTTTGGGAGAATACAAAGGTTTTG comes from the Carassius gibelio isolate Cgi1373 ecotype wild population from Czech Republic chromosome B9, carGib1.2-hapl.c, whole genome shotgun sequence genome and includes:
- the LOC127965054 gene encoding nuclear envelope integral membrane protein 2; the protein is MGKLFALIPVLALLCASWQSAEGNKGYLYADCTYVKGDSAHDYSGSRCFCYSPGTVIKWKDIWSTFKVNVTSDNDVFAVFPVEMGNCHHPDDLLTVINCFVEHYWPSSIRRGKSLDIPLVDEDVCFMTKSPRSNTEYTLHVSNKRLNRMCFLLFVCGLVLFFGAGNVCRSPLFFYTTGVILGVIATFVFLTLVLRNFVPTRGLFLVLLGAGSGLSYMGIQRVLNEWDDIVTDHWMELLVYVLISGLFSFAVCYKHGPITNKHTLNFMTWCMQVVGMVMVYYGITFPPACYVLIMFLLCWKILPLAWSLLVWMCSLFFSLLGLFWRKKRPKLRLLLTDEEYREQGEVHTRASLDELREHCNRPGFPAWDTVLRLRSPHRYAEFLRSGSHITQEELQNHENQYGLGGAYYENLLFNSSSSDTQSHRGEAEDNSEDELERNSPPTQNNIPSPDVFTPAVCPYPPATYTPQPEPMDPEDQDFF